The DNA region CCTGCTCCCAAACCTTCATGGCGTTGCGCTGGACCAGGCGATAGGCGTCCTCGCGCGACACGCCGGCCTGGGTCAGCGCCAGCAGAACCCGCTGGGACATCACCAGACCCTTGAATTTGTTCATGTTATTCAACATGTTCTCGGGATAGATCACCAGGTTTTCGACCACGCCGGCCAGCCGGTTCAGGGCGAAATCCAGGGTGATGGTGGCGTCGGGGCCGATGCCGCGCTCGACCGAGGAATGGCTGATGTCGCGTTCGTGCCACAGCGCCACGTTCTCCATCGCCGGCACCACCGCCATGCGGACAAGGCGGGCCAGACCGGTCAGGTTCTCGGTCAGCACCGGGTTGCGCTTGTGCGGCATGGCCGAGCTGCCCTTCTGGCCGGGGCTGAAGAATTCCTCGGCCTCCAGCACCTCGGTGCGCTGCATGTGCCGGATCTCGATGGCGACGTTCTCGATCGAGCTGGCGACGACGCCCAGCGTGGCGAAGAACATGGCGTGACGGTCGCGGGGGATGACCTGGGTGCTGATCGGCTCGGGGCGCAGGCCCATGCGGGCGCAGACGTGCTCCTCGACCGCCGGGTCGATGTTGGCGAAAGTGCCGACCGCGCCGGAAATGGCGCCGGTCGCGACTTCCCAGCGGGCTTTTTCGAGCCGGTTCCGGTTGCGGGCCATCTCGGCATAGAAGCGGGCGAAGGTCAGGCCCATGGTGGTCGGCTCGGCGTGGATGCCGTGGCTGCGGCCGATGCGGACGGTGTCCTTGTGCTCGTGGGCGCGCTTCTTGAGCGCGGCCAGCAGCCGGTCCATGTCGGCCAGCAGGATGTCGGCGGCGCGCACCAGCTGCACGTTCAGCGTGGTGTCGAGCACGTCCGAGCTGGTCATGCCCTGGTGGACGAAACGCGCCTGGTCGCTGCCGATATGCTCGGCCAGATGGGTGAGGAAGGCGATGACGTCATGCTTGGTCACGGCCTCGATCTCGTCGATGCGGGCGACGTCGAACTCCACGTCTTTGGCCTTCCAGACCGCTTCGGCATTCTCGCGCGGGATCACGCCCAGATCGGCCTGGGCATCGCAGGCGTGGGCCTCGATCTCGTACCAGATCTTGAACCTGGTCTCGGGCGACCAGATGGCGGTCATTTCGGGGCGGGAATAGCGCGGGATCATCGTGGCCTCCTTGGGTTGGCCGCGATTTAGCGCGATGCGGTGCGGGCAGCAAGGTCGCAGGGGGGCGAGGCAAAGAGGCGGAAGCGCAAAGGCCCGTTGTCGATCCGTCGCGCTGGTCTACAGGCCCTCGGCCAGGTCGCCTGCCGCCTTCACGTCCTCGGAGATTCGCTGCACCGACTCATGGGAAAAGCCGTGAAACTCTTGTCGGACCTCATGCATGAACTGGGCCGGGCCAAGGCCGGTGTGCAGGACATAGCCGAGGAAGCGGTAACCAAGAAGAGGAAGCCCAAGCCACCCATGGCCGCATTGGATGTGATCAGGGACAGGATGCAGGCGGAAAATGCGATGACCCATGCAAACCCGGCCACACCGCGGATGCCAAGCCATGAGAGCAGGGTGGCAGAAGCAATCATGTATTCGGGAATGTTCGATTTTCCGTTGAGGGCCATCTGGATTATGCTGCTGTAGACCGTCCACAGCAGAACCAGCATGATCAAGCCATAGATCGACTTGCTCCATTTCAGGATGCCGCGTGCATAAAGTGGCAGTAGCATCGCGATGGCGGCCGTGCCTGAAAGGAAATCCGGTTTGATCGAGATCGTCTTGGTGCGGAAGAATCCTTGCACCTTGTATTCAATGTAACACAAGCATGCCGCGACGATCAGGAAGATGATCGACAACAGCTTGGTCGAGCGGTGAGAAAATTCCGTCTCGCTGTTATTGTGTCGGCGAAGAAGGAAATTTTTCTTTCATAGCGGAGGCTTTCTGGCGATGCGAGGCACGATGTATCAAGGGGATAGCCAACGGATATCCCCTGCCATTCGTTCGCGCAATATGCCAAAATTGTCAGGATGCCACGCTGGAGGCCGCGCCAGCCGGGAAAGCGCGGAATGGGAAAAGCCGCCCCTCTCGGGACGGCACTCTTGCAAGGTTTCAGCGCCGATCAGCAGCTGTAATACATCGCGTATTCGATGGGATGCGGGGTGTGCTCGTAGGCATAGACCTCTTCCCATTTCAGCTTGATATAGGCCTCGATCTGGTCGCGGGTGAAGACGTCGCCCGCCAGCAGGAAGTCCATGTCCTTGTCCAGTTCTTCCAGCGCCTCGCGCAGCGAACCACAGACGGTCGGGATCTCGGCCAGCTCCTCGGGCGGCAGGTCGTAGAGGTCCTTGTCCGAGGCCGGGCCCGGGTCGATCCGGTTCTTGATCCCGTCGAGGCCGGCCATCAAGAGCGCGGCGAAGGCGAGATAGGGGTTCGCCGACGGATCGGGGAAGCGGGCCTCGACACGCTTGGCCTTCGGCGATTCCGTCCACGGAATCCGCACGCAGCCCGAGCGGTTGCGGGCCGAATAGGCGCGCAGCACGGGGGCCTCGAAGCCCGGGATCAGCCGCTTGTAGCTGTTGGTCGAGGGGTTCGTGAGCGCGTTCAGCGCCTTGGCGTGCTTGAGGATGCCGCCGATGAAATACAGCGCCTCTTGCGACAGGTCGGCGTATTTGTCGCCTGCGAACAGCGGCTTGCCGTCCTTCCAGATCGACATGTTGACATGCATGCCGCTGCCGTTGTCGCCTTTCATCGGCTTCGGCATGAAGGTCGCCGACTTGCCATAGGCGGCGGCGACGTTGTGGATGACGTATTTGTGCTTCTGCATGTTGTCGGCCTGCTCGACCAGGCTGCCGAAGATCATGCCCAGCTCGTGCTGGCCCGAGGCGACCTCGTGGTGGTGCTTGTCCACCTTGATGCCCATGCGCTTCATGGTCGACAGCATCTCGCCGCGGATGTCCTGGCCGGCGTCGATGGGGTTGACCGGGAAATAGCCGCCCTTGTGGGCCGCGCGGTGGCCGAGGTTGCCGTCCTCATAGGCGGTGTCGGTGTTCCAGGCGGCGTCGGCGCCGTCGATCTCGAACGAGACCTTCTGCGGCGAGATCTGGTATTTCACGTCGTCGAACAGGAAGAACTCGGCTTCCGGGCCGAAATAGGCCGCGTCGCCGATGCCCGAGGATTTCAGATAGGCCTCGGCCTTGACGGCGGTGCCGCGCGGGTCGCGGGCATAGGGTTCGCCGGTGTCGGGCTCGACCACGTTGCAATGCACGCAAAGCGTCTTCTCTGCATAGAACGGGTCGATATAGGCGGTCGAGGCATCGGGCATCAGCTTCATGTCGGACTGGTCGATCGACTTCCAGCCGGCGATCGACGAGCCGTCGAACATGAAGCCTTCCTCGAAGAAATCCTCGTCCACCAGGTCGGCGACCAGGGTGACGTGCTGCAGCTTGCCCTTGGGATCGGTGAAGCGGATGTCGACATATTCGACCTCTTCCGTCTTCATCAGATCCAGAACGTCGTTGACTTTCATAGGGGTCCTTCCTCCATCAGTCGGCCCGGCGCCGCCGCCGGGCGAAGGGTATCGGTGAATGCGATGCGGGGATCAGAGCGCGTCGTCGCCGGTCTCGCCGGTGCGGATGCGGATCGCCTGCTCGACCGGCAGGACGAAGATCTTGCCGTCGCCGATCTTCTCGGTCCGCGCGGCCGAGATGATGGCGTCCACGGCGGCCTCGACCAGGTCGTCGGGCAGCACCATCTCGATCTTCACCTTGGGCAGGAAATCCACCACGTATTCCGCGCCGCGATAAAGCTCGGTATGGCCCTTTTGCCGGCCGAAGCCCTTGACCTCGGTGACCGAAAGGCCTTGGACGCCGACTTCCTGAAGCGCCTCTTTCACATCGTCCAGCTTGAAGGGCTTGATGATGGCTTCGACTTTCTTCATCGCCTGATCCTTCTCTCTCGCGACTTGTCTGCGCCCTGATTGGCGGGTTTGATGATGCGGGTAAATGGGGCAGGGTCAGGATCGCGCGGCCGATCCCGTTTGCGGGGCCGATATGCCCATATTCGGTGCAGAGAGATGATAATTTAGGCAGTCACCATGCTTCAAGGCAGCGAAATCCTGACCACCGCTCAAATGCGCGCCATCGAATCCGCCGCCATGGCCAGCGGCCGTGTCACCGGCGCCGCGCTGATGGAGCGGGCGGGCGCTGCCGTGGCCGGGCAGATCCGGCTGCGCTGGCCCAAACTGGGGCGGGCGGTGGTGCTGTGCGGGCCGGGCAACAACGGCGGCGACGGCTATGTGATCGCGCGGCACCTGCAGCGGGCGGGCTGGCAGTTGCGCGTGCTGGGTATGGACAACGCTCCCGGCCCGGACGCGGCGCGGATGAAGGCCGAATGGCTGGCGCTTGGCTCGATTCTGCCCCTGACCGAGGATAACCTGCGTGCCGGTCCCGGTGCGGATGTCTATGTGGATGCGATCTTCGGCACCGGCCTGACCCGCGCGCCCGAGGGCGAGATCGCCGCGATCCTGGCCCATCTCGGCGGCTCGGGCGGCGATTGGGCGTTCTTTCGCGAAAGGCTGGTGGCGGTGGATTGCCCCAGCGGCTTGTGTCTCGACAGCGGCGCCTTTCCGGGTCGGCCGCGCCGGTCTGGCGACCACGACTTGCGCGCCCGCCTGACCGTCGCCTTCGAAAGCCCCAAGCCGGGGCATCTGTTGGAGCGCGGGCCGGAATGCTGCGGCGAGCTGGTCATCGCCGATATCGGGCTGGGTCCATGGCGGGTCCGCAATCTGAACGAGGACGGAACTCCGTCGAGGGGCATCCGCTATGCCACCATCCAAGCCATCTGGCCCGATTTCGCCATTGCCGATTCTCGCCGCGATCCGATCATGGATGGGAAGCGGGCGCGGTGGCTGCGCAAGCAAGACGGCGGCGACCATAAGTTCAGCCATGGTCACGCGCTGATCCTTGCCGGCGGCGTGGCGCGTGGCGGGGCCGCGCGCCTGTCCGCCCGCGCCGCCCTGCGGGCCGGGGCCGGGCTGGTGACGCTGGCGCCGCCGGCCGAGGCGCTGCCGGAACATGCCGGCCCGCCCGATGCGCTGATGCGCTGGGCCATAGACGATCCGGCCGAACTGCGCGACATGCTGGAGGACCGCCGGATCAACGCGCTTTGCATCGGCCCCGGCTGCGGCATCGAGCGCGCCGCCGCGCTGCTGCCCGCTATCCTTGCGACCAAACGGGGGGTGGTGCTGGACGCCGATGCCCTGACCGCCCTGTCCACTGATCCCGACCTGATGGCGCTGCTGCATGAGGATTGCGTGCTGACCCCCCACGCGGGCGAGTTCGCACGCGTCTTTCCCGACCTCGCGGCCCGCCTCGAACATCCGCGCCCGCCGGAACTGACCCGCGATGCCGCCGCGACGGATTGGACGCGGATGGGGCGGCATTTGATGGAGACGGAAGCCTATCACGAGGAACTGGCCCAGATGCGCGGGCCGCTCTATTCGCGCCTGGACGCCGCCCGCGATGCGGCAAAGCGCTGCGGTGCCCTGGTCCTGCTGAAAGGCCCCGACACGGTGATCGCCGCCCCGAACGGCCAAGCGCGGATCCATTCCGCCTTCGACATTCCCTGGCTGGCCACGGCGGGCGCGGGCGACGTGCTGGCCGGGATCATTGCCGGCCTGCTGGCTCGCGGCCTGCCGGCGCTGGACGCGGCCGGGACCGGCGCCTGGCTTCACGCCCAGGCCGCGCGCCAAGTCGGCCCCGGCCTGATCGCCGACGACCTGCCCGAGGCGTTGCCGGCCGTGCTGCGCGGGTTGCAGGCTTGAAATTACCCCTCGCATGCAGGCGGCGGCTTTGCTAGATAGCGCGCTGTTGCGGGTGTGGCGAAATTGGCAGACGCACCAGATTTAGGTTCTGGCGCCGCAAGGCGTGGGGGTTCAAGTCCCTCCACCCGCACCATTTTGAAATCATACGATAATTATACGGCTCTCGCAATGATCTCGGTGCGCGAGTTGCTTGGTTTGGACACGAATTTTAGCATTGTCGCATTCCGTCCCCGTTCTGTCCTCGACGAGTCTGCGCAGCCTTTGAGACTCGCTTCCGGCTGGCTTGCGACCGATATTCCTGGACCATCGTCAGCGTCTTGTGTCCGGTGAGGGACTGGATTTCCGTATCGGAGCCGCCTCGGCTGGCCGCTTGGCGGTGGTGTATCGCCATCCATGGAGCATCAGCCTATCCATCAGCCGCGGACAGATCCCTGCTCGAAGAAGATGAATCGGGTCTGCGGACCGGAGGGTCTGCCGCTTCTCATTCATGGGTGGTGGATCCAACCGATCGCTACAACAGTCTGCTGCGTTTGCACCTGCGAGGGGGAAGAGCGTTCGTATCGCTCGCTAAGAGGTGCCGATCCTGGTCGATTTGCTTGCCTGCGTCCCATCGCATCCGAACTGACATGTTTTGTCTGGGTGATTCGCGTCCAGCCTGCCTGTCGCGGGCGGCTTTGCGACCGAAACCACACGAATCCGCCAGGAAACACGCGATTTCGCACGTCCAGGATGAAATTCAATCCGATTCACCAGGTCTTAATATGTCCAATTTAGCCTCTGCGGCACTGCAGATGGATGGGCCAGCAGTTTCTTGCCGGATCGTGGTTCGGGCCTCGGCGCCATGGCGCCTAGGGGGTGCGCGCGAACTTTACCGGTGGAACCCGCTCGTGCTTAGCCCTGCCCCCGAAAGGAAACCACATGCCCACAAACAACGACGACATCATCTACAGCACGTCCCTGAATGATCGCATCCTGGGTCTGGTCGGCGCGGATACCTTCTATTGGACGCCCAGCGGCCGGGACACCTTCATCGGCGGCGACCAGGGCGAGCGATACGACGCCAATCCCTATCTGGACCGCACCGGCGGCGACCAGTTGCACATCCAGGGCAACGTCGGTGCCCAGGTCCGCTTCGTCACCACCGAAGACGGGCTGGTCAGCGTCGGCGCCCATACCCTGAAATTCGAGGGGATCGAGCGGTTCTACGGCACCAGCGGCAACGACACCATCCGCGGGGCCGGCGCCATGGTCACGGCAGAGCATTTCGGCACGCCCACCCACGGGCTGACCATCTATGCCGGCGCCGGGCACGACATCATCACCGGCACCTCGATGGACGACATCCTGGACGGCGGCCCCGGCAACGATTCCATCTGGGGCGGCGCGGGCAACGATTTCATCCAGTCCTCGACCGGCAACGATCTGATCTACGGCGGTGCCGGGGACGAGAACATCCGCTGGGGCCTTGGCGACGCCTATTGGCACAATCCGGGCAATGACACGATCTATGGCGGTCCCGGGCACGACCTGATCAACGTCTGGGTCTGGGAACACGGCGATGGCGACGGCGCGCGCGGCGGCTCGGTCAACATCGCTTCGACCCGCGCCGACGGCGCATTCGCCGGCACCGCCACCGTCGGATCCAGTTCCGGGGTCTCGACCCTGCGCTTCCAGGGAATAGAACAAGGTTGGACGCATAACGGCAACGATACGGTGACGGGCGCGAATGCCAAGGTCACCGGCAATATCGGGTTCCAATGGAACACCCGCTGGGGCGACGACCGGCTGACCGGCAGCGCCGGCAACGACACGCTGGAAGGCGGAGAGGGACGCGATACCATCGAGGGCGGGCGCGGCAACGACCTGATCTCGGCCAACGGCGAATTCTACAACTGGAACACGGCGGGCGACGGCGATGTCGACACGTTGATTTTTCATGGCGGTTTCGGCCACGACACGGTGCTCGCCTTCGACGTCGGGCTGGACATCCTGCAGTTCGACCGCGGCATGAGCTACAGCGTCTCGGAGGTTGCGCGCGGCACGCTGCTGACCTTCAACACCGGCGACACCATCCTGCTGTCGAACGTTTTCGACTTCTGATCCGTCCGGGGGCATGCCCCCGGCGGCTTCGCTGCGGAAGGGCGGCGCTATGCTGCGCCGCGCTTCTGACCGGATTCGCGACTGCGGCCGCCAGGTCGCGGCCACCCTCATGCAACCGGAAAGAATCGGTACCTATGGGGCTGCATCGCGGCTAAATCCAGACATATCAACCGCCTGCCGCAGAAATCGGGCGGCGATGGGACCTGTCCCAAAGGTTAACTGGTCTCGGCACTGCTGATCGTTTTAATTGTATTCCATTGAACGGTCTCAATTTTCGGTTGGTGGTGCGATGTTGATGAATGGTAAGACCCTGCATGTTTCCGTGATGGGTGCCGCGCAAGCGGCCGGCGATCTGGCCTTCGGCCATCTGCAAAGCTCGGGCATTGGAATTGACGGATTGGGCTTTTCTGGCTCGGTCGCGGATTGGTGCGAACTGGGCTTCTCGATCTGCGAAAGCTACCTGATCGAGGCGCAGAACCTGTTCCTCGAACGGGACCTCGGCGGTTTCCTCTCGATGGCCGAAGCGCAATTCGACCCCGAACTGGCCGGCGAGGTGCTGACCCATGCCAATGCGCTGATGGCGGGCGTGGCCTTCCGGCACCTGGCGGGGCAACTGCATCTGGTCGAGACGGCCGAGGAGGCCGACCTGAACTGGTCGACCGTGGCGAACCTGTGGCGCGCGATGAAGACCACGCAGGGCGACATGCGCCTGCCGCGGCTCGACGCGGGCTTCGAAAAGGCGTTGCGCGCCGCGATGCGGCTCAGCTGAGCCGCGGACCCGCCCGCCGGTGCGGGATCGGGCGGCCTTGCGTTGATGCGTCGCCTTGTCCGTGATCCGGCGCGGGAGCAATTGCCGGCGGCGGGTCGGTCCGCATGGCGACTTCGGCTCGCGCCTCTTGCACGAACCGGCGCTGCCCGAGGCGCTTGGCGTGCCGGCCGGGCTTCGCTATGACTGGCAGTCCAGGAAACAGAGGACGCCGGAATTGGACGCAGCCGACCGCATTGCCCGCATCATCGCCCAGGAAATCGACGCCAGCCCCGCCCAGGTCGCGGCGGCGGCGGGCTTGCTGGACGGGGGCGCGACCGTGCCCTTCGTCGCCCGCTATCGCAAGGAGGCGACCGGCGGGTTGGACGACACCCAGCTGCGCAATCTCGCGGAACGGCTGGCCTATCTGCGCGAGCTCGAGGCGCGGCGGGCGGCGATCCTGGACCAGGTCAAGGCCCAGGGCAAGCTGACCGCCGATCTCGCCCGCGCCATTGCCGGCGCCGAGACCAAGGCGGCGCTCGAGGACATCTATCTGCCCTTCAAGCCCAAGCGCCGCAGCAAGGCGACGGTCGCGCGGGAAAACGGGCTGGAACCGCTGCTGCGTGCCATACAGGCGGATCGCTCGGCCCGGCCCGAGGACCTGGCCCAGACCTATCTCTCGGAATCGGTCGCCGATGCGAAGGCCGCGCTGGACGGTGCCCGCGACATCCTGGTCGAGGAACTGTCGGAAAACGCCGATCTGCTGGGCCTGCTGCGCCGGTTCATGCAGGCCGAGGCGGTGATTTCCGCAAAGGTGGTGGCGGGCAAGGAACAGGTCGGCGCCAAGTTCAGCGATTATTTCGACCAGTCCGAGAAATGGGCGAGCATCCCCGCGCATCGGGCGCTGGCGATCCTGCGCGGCGCCAAGGAAGAGGTGCTGACTGTCGAGATCGCCCCCGAGCCCGAGACCGGTGCCGCCCGCGCCGAAGGCATCGTCTGCGCGGCCCTGGGCCGCCTGGGC from Paracoccus aminovorans includes:
- a CDS encoding P-II family nitrogen regulator, with the protein product MKKVEAIIKPFKLDDVKEALQEVGVQGLSVTEVKGFGRQKGHTELYRGAEYVVDFLPKVKIEMVLPDDLVEAAVDAIISAARTEKIGDGKIFVLPVEQAIRIRTGETGDDAL
- the purB gene encoding adenylosuccinate lyase, which encodes MIPRYSRPEMTAIWSPETRFKIWYEIEAHACDAQADLGVIPRENAEAVWKAKDVEFDVARIDEIEAVTKHDVIAFLTHLAEHIGSDQARFVHQGMTSSDVLDTTLNVQLVRAADILLADMDRLLAALKKRAHEHKDTVRIGRSHGIHAEPTTMGLTFARFYAEMARNRNRLEKARWEVATGAISGAVGTFANIDPAVEEHVCARMGLRPEPISTQVIPRDRHAMFFATLGVVASSIENVAIEIRHMQRTEVLEAEEFFSPGQKGSSAMPHKRNPVLTENLTGLARLVRMAVVPAMENVALWHERDISHSSVERGIGPDATITLDFALNRLAGVVENLVIYPENMLNNMNKFKGLVMSQRVLLALTQAGVSREDAYRLVQRNAMKVWEQGADFKTELLNDPEVTAALSPAEIEEKFDLGYHTKHVDTIFARVFDENLQH
- a CDS encoding NAD(P)H-hydrate epimerase, whose product is MLQGSEILTTAQMRAIESAAMASGRVTGAALMERAGAAVAGQIRLRWPKLGRAVVLCGPGNNGGDGYVIARHLQRAGWQLRVLGMDNAPGPDAARMKAEWLALGSILPLTEDNLRAGPGADVYVDAIFGTGLTRAPEGEIAAILAHLGGSGGDWAFFRERLVAVDCPSGLCLDSGAFPGRPRRSGDHDLRARLTVAFESPKPGHLLERGPECCGELVIADIGLGPWRVRNLNEDGTPSRGIRYATIQAIWPDFAIADSRRDPIMDGKRARWLRKQDGGDHKFSHGHALILAGGVARGGAARLSARAALRAGAGLVTLAPPAEALPEHAGPPDALMRWAIDDPAELRDMLEDRRINALCIGPGCGIERAAALLPAILATKRGVVLDADALTALSTDPDLMALLHEDCVLTPHAGEFARVFPDLAARLEHPRPPELTRDAAATDWTRMGRHLMETEAYHEELAQMRGPLYSRLDAARDAAKRCGALVLLKGPDTVIAAPNGQARIHSAFDIPWLATAGAGDVLAGIIAGLLARGLPALDAAGTGAWLHAQAARQVGPGLIADDLPEALPAVLRGLQA
- the glnA gene encoding type I glutamate--ammonia ligase, with the protein product MKVNDVLDLMKTEEVEYVDIRFTDPKGKLQHVTLVADLVDEDFFEEGFMFDGSSIAGWKSIDQSDMKLMPDASTAYIDPFYAEKTLCVHCNVVEPDTGEPYARDPRGTAVKAEAYLKSSGIGDAAYFGPEAEFFLFDDVKYQISPQKVSFEIDGADAAWNTDTAYEDGNLGHRAAHKGGYFPVNPIDAGQDIRGEMLSTMKRMGIKVDKHHHEVASGQHELGMIFGSLVEQADNMQKHKYVIHNVAAAYGKSATFMPKPMKGDNGSGMHVNMSIWKDGKPLFAGDKYADLSQEALYFIGGILKHAKALNALTNPSTNSYKRLIPGFEAPVLRAYSARNRSGCVRIPWTESPKAKRVEARFPDPSANPYLAFAALLMAGLDGIKNRIDPGPASDKDLYDLPPEELAEIPTVCGSLREALEELDKDMDFLLAGDVFTRDQIEAYIKLKWEEVYAYEHTPHPIEYAMYYSC
- a CDS encoding calcium-binding protein codes for the protein MPTNNDDIIYSTSLNDRILGLVGADTFYWTPSGRDTFIGGDQGERYDANPYLDRTGGDQLHIQGNVGAQVRFVTTEDGLVSVGAHTLKFEGIERFYGTSGNDTIRGAGAMVTAEHFGTPTHGLTIYAGAGHDIITGTSMDDILDGGPGNDSIWGGAGNDFIQSSTGNDLIYGGAGDENIRWGLGDAYWHNPGNDTIYGGPGHDLINVWVWEHGDGDGARGGSVNIASTRADGAFAGTATVGSSSGVSTLRFQGIEQGWTHNGNDTVTGANAKVTGNIGFQWNTRWGDDRLTGSAGNDTLEGGEGRDTIEGGRGNDLISANGEFYNWNTAGDGDVDTLIFHGGFGHDTVLAFDVGLDILQFDRGMSYSVSEVARGTLLTFNTGDTILLSNVFDF